attgaacctgggtcttctgcaaggacaagtgttcttaactcctgagGCCGTCTCTTCAGTCTCAAGACACActtgttttgaaaaatgaacAGGAGGTCTTCTGGTCTCCCAGCGTGCAGGGACAGGCAAAGGCACCAAgtgtgatcccagaactcagaggccGAGGCCAAAGTATCCCAAATGCAAGATCAGACTAGCAGacaaagtaagttctaggccagtacGAGGAGGGGAAGATGGGCAGAAAAGAGGGGAACGTAgaacagggaggaagaagaggaggggacgAAGGAAGGCAAGGAGGATCTGACCATCGGACAAGAAGACAGTGACTTTCGACAGGCGTTACCCTCTGATCCACAGCCCGACACTCAGAAGACGGGGTAAGCAgccagttggaggccagcttgtactgcatagtgagttcgaggtcagcttcaggtacagagactgtctcaaaaataaaacagaagtcaTATGGTATTGAAACTCTAGcacatgccgttaatcccagcactcacgaggccgAGGAAgacggagctctgtgagttccaggacagccagggctacatagagaaatcctgtcttggaaactcggaaaacaaaagaaaagaaaagaaaacaaacaaataaaaaagtattaaaaattgtactccaccctcctttctcttccttccttccttccttccttcctcccttccttcctttcttcctttcctcctcctccaagacagggtttctctgtgtagccctggctgccctagaactcactctgagaaccaggctggcctcaaacttagagatgtctctgcctcctgagtgctgggatcaaaggcatgtacaCCACTACCCAGCAGTCTAACCTCcttttattcttaatttaattttatcattttgttgtgaataaatgttttgcctggatgtatatctgtgtaccatatgtgtacCTGGGGCCTATCGAATCCAGAAGAAGTTGTAGGACCCTCTAGAACTGAATCCAGAAGAGGTTGTAGGACCCTCTAGAACTGAATCCAGAAGAGGTTGTAGGACCCTCTAGAACTGACTCCAGAAGAGGTTGTAGGACCCTCTAGAACTGAATCCAGAAGAGGTTGTAGGGCCCTCTAGAACTGACTCCAGAAGAGGTTGTAGGGCCCTCTAGAACTGAATCCAGAAGAGGTTGTAGGGCCCTCTAGAACTGACTCCAGAAGAGGTTGTAGGGCCCTCTAGAACTGACTCCAGAAGAGGTTGTAGGGCCCTCTAGAACTGACTCCAGAAGAGGTTGTAGGGCCCTCTAGAACTGAATCCAGAAGAGGTTGTAGGGCTCTCTAGAACTGACTCCAGAAGAGGTTGTAGGGCcctctagaactgaagttacagctgTAGCatccacgtgagtgctgggagcctgagtctgcaagggcagcaagtgctctttactgcctagccatctctccagcccctgtgcccTCCTTTtaagggaagagggaagcaggGGAAAGCAGTCATGTCACGATAGTCTGGACTAAAGTGGTAGAGGTACAGGGGGAGAAAACCAAACGTGCAAGGGAGGAAGGAGCTCAAAACACCAATGCTGGGAAGATCCCAACCTCCAGCATGGAGGTGAACTCATTGGGGTAAGGAAATTAGGAGGACGTCCATGTTTGTATATATCTGTCTTATGGACTGCACCAGTCAGGCTGTAGCTAGACACATGGGTCTGACGCTCCAGAGAGGGTTGGATTGTAAGTTAATGAAATCTCAGGGGAACTATTAATAGAAGAGACCCTAGCCCAGAGACTAGTTACCTTCATCTAATCCACTGAGGTTCCTCGCTCTCCCTCTAGGTGGCGCTACAGCCTTGCACTTCTCAGCCGCGTTTTCTGAATCGCGCTTTCTCTTCGCGATCTGGCATCTCTCTCCCTGGACGTGCCTAGGTCATGCCCTCTCAGCTGGAGACCCAAAACAGGAGCTGACTCTGGAAAGCATGTCACCCACGCGGCCAGCACATGCCTGGAGGCTCAAGGACTTCAGGGAGGGTGGTGTGGCTGGCGTGAGCACCTGTCCCTTGGGTCCCCTCCAAAAACCAAGGTAGGGAATGTATGGAGGGGACGGGCCAGTAGGCAGCGCCTCGCTCAGGGATGCGTGGAAAGAAAAGGCgaccaagttcagtccccagacacACTGGGAACGGAAGCTGTTGGTCCCTTGGGTCATCCCCTCGTGGGAGGCATGTCGCGGACCCTTTAAGGCTCCATCTCCCTTGCCCTCCCCCGCCCGGGACAGGCTGGGACACCCGGGACCTGACATTTGGCGAAGTCTAACTTGAGATCTAAAAATAGACACTCCGGGTTACTTCGGGGCATTgtttctgacacacacacccccGCGCGCGCTCTGTGTCACCCTGCTGGAGTTACCCGGTACCCTGGCAAAAGCACCTTAGCCCATGCCCTCCTCTTCGACCTCACAGGGGGACCAGCTGCACTCAACTCTAAGAAATTTTGCAGTCCAGAGTTTTGGCTGGCGGGAGGAGCCTTTTGTTCCAAGAACCCTACTTTGAAAACTCCGAGGCTGGCGGGAACCATAGGGGCGTGTCTCCCCACGACACTAGGCTAGAGGTGGGGGCGTGGCCTTTTGGGGTGTGCGGGCTCCTGGCCAATGGGTGTTGTGAGGGGCGTGGCCCATGGCGGGGCGGGAGTGAGGAGGTGGCTTCAGCTCCCCGCATCTTTTCCCCACCAAGCGGTTCTCACTAGAACCCGGAGAGCCCTGGTGCTCTCCGGCTCCTTGGTTGTGGCAGTGGGTCCCACCAGACGCGCCCTGTACACATTACTTCGGGAAGCCAGGGTTCGCCTTCTGCTCATCCTGCCGGGGCCAGACACCCAATTCGCTTTTTCTTACTGCAGCGCCCGAGTCTTCAGTTCTTTTAAAACAAGATGCCGTCGGGTTTCCAGCAGATCGGCTCTGAAGTAAGGTTCAACATTCGGGGGCAAATCGGGGACGCGGTCCGGCTTTTCTTGGGCTGGGGTCGAGGTTGGGGTCAGCTAGGAGGCGGTTCCTGCGCAGGCGCAGGGGTTGGAAATGGGGGGCTGGCTATTTATACTCAGCCTAGACAACCCGTGACTGTCAGATTCCAATCCCTCCATGAGACAGAGTGGGTCCGAAGGGCTCTTCACGCGCCCAGGCTGCGAAGAATCCAGAGTTTGTCTCCTGTCTTACTGTGCGCAGCACAGAGTGGCTTCCTGCCCTCACCTCTAACTTGGGAAGGCAGATCCGGAGTCTCACCCTCCCAGAGCTGCGGTCTATTCAGACACACAGGGTTTCTGGGACCGAGGCACTTCGGgggccccacccccactcctggcGCTCCTCCAGGAGGCTGAACTTTCTCTTGGCCTTGCGGTGGGTGGAGGGGCAGAGGGGAGTGTcagcccccaccctaccccccagCTCAGGTTTCCTCTTGGAGACAGACTGTGCCGCCAGCAGCAGTCACCACTGCCACCGCCCCTCACACCACCAAGCCTGCCTCTTCCCTTGGGCAtggctctctctccctgctaAAATCCCGTTATATTCCCTGGTCCTTGGTCCCAGCTTAGGAGTTGAGGGAAGGTTAGGCAGAGATTTTAAAAGCAATGACCCAGATGCCCTTCCTGGAATGGCCATTCTTGGGCCTGTTGAGGGCCCGCTGGAGCCGGCTGAGAGAACTTCCAGAAGGAAGAGATGAGGATTAGGGCTGATACTAATACTAAACCTAACAGTTTATAAAAGCAGGCAATATCTGTGATATTATTAACAACCGATTTTAGCTTTTACAGTCTTTTCACAGACTGACTGGTAGTCCAGGGAGGCAGTATCACCTCACGAAAGAGGAAACTCAGGTTCCCTTCAGAGTGGGGAAGTGACTTACCCAAGGTCACACGAATCTAAGCCTGCCTCAAGGTCACAGGGGAATTCTGAGGTTTGCCTGTAGTGTGGCCCCAGACTTGCGTTTTTCCTACATGCCCAGGTTCCTGTTGAGTTGTTTACAGTGGAATCTTTGAACAATTCCTAATATGGCCCACTTTCTCTCACCCAGTCTGTTGGATGGAGCCCAGGATCTTCATGCTCCAGCTGGGCCTGGGCCCCTGAAGGGAGCCAAACGGGATTTTATGTGACACGCTTCCCTTTgtttctgtctgtccatctgtccaggATGGGGAACCCCCTCGGCAGAGGGTGACTGGGACTCTAGTCCTCGCTGTGTTCTCGGCTGTGCTCGGCTCCCTTCAGTTTGGCTACAACATTGGGGTCATCAATGCCCCACAGAAGGTGAGAGATGGTACAGCTGTTGGGGTGAGCACTCAGAGGTGACAGAAAGAGGTCTCTAGATTCACTCCCATGTCGTCCCCCAGGTGATTGAACAGAGCTACAATGCGACATGGCTGGGGAGGCAGGGTCCTGAGGGACCCAATTCCATCCCACAAGGCACCCTTACTACACTCTGGGCTCTCTCCGTGGCCATCTTTTCTGTGGGAGGCATGATTTCTTCCTTCCTCGTTGGCATTATTTCTCAGTGGTTGGGAAGGTATGGAGCTggagagcaggggtggggaggtaggAAAGAGGGCCGTAGCATGGGTGCCCTGACCAGCCCTCCTCCTTGTGTGCCTGCCAGGAAAAGGGCTATGCTGGCCAATAATGTCTTGGCAGTGCTGGGGGGCACCCTCATGGGCCTAGCCAACGCCGCTGCCTCCTATGAGATCCTCATTCTCGGCCGCTTCCTCATCGGCGCCTACTCAGGTACCCGTGGGTGCGATGGCGCTGTTGTGCCCCTGCTGTCCTCAATCGTGTGTGGGCTTCCGTaagccctcttttcttccttctgcccaGGGCTAACGTCAGGCTTGGTGCCTATGTATGTGGGAGAAATCGCCCCCACTCATCTTCGGGGTGCCTTGGGAACACTCAACCAATTGGCCATCGTCATTGGCATTCTAATTGCCCAGGTAAAGGCCTGGCCTTGAGAGGAGTTAAGAGGAGGAGCTGGATTGGACATCCATAGTCGAGCAGGAAGGAGTAAAGACACCTTTCTATCTTTCCTACCTTCTCCCACAGGTGTTGGGCTTGGAGTCTATGCTGGGCACAGCTACCCTGTGGCCACTGCTTTTGGCTATCACAGTACTTCCTGCCCTCCTGCAGCTGATTCTGTTGCCCTTCTGTCCTGAGAGCCCCAGATACCTCTACATCATCCGGAACTTGGAGGGGCCTGCCCGAAAGAGTGAGCTCTCACCTTGCATATAGCCCAGGCTCACACCTCCATCCCATCCATCTTGCTAGTACCCTCCTCCTCTCAGGCTCCATAAGGCCTGACATTCCCCACCCCCAGGTCTGAAGCGTCTAACAGGCTGGGCTGATGTGTCTGATGCACTGGCTGAGCTCAAGGATGAAAAGCGGAAGCTGGAACGAGAGCGGCCCATGtctctgccccagctcctgggcagccGCACCCACCGGCAGCCTCTCATCATTGCGGTTGTGCTACAACTGAGCCAGCAGCTCTCCGGCATCAATGCTGTACGTATGGAGACCCAGGCAGACAGTGGGTCAGGTAGCAAtttggagaaagggagaagggaataAGCCATCTCCTCCATCAGCATTCAGGCTCAGTCCAGTTTGGTGTGGTTAGAAAGGGCCAGACATCCCTGCCATGGTCCTTCCTGCTCCCTCACTTCTAGGTTTTCTACTATTCAACCAGCATCTTCGAGTCAGCTGGCGTAGGACAGCCAGCCTACGCCACCATAGGAGCTGGTGTGGTCAACACGGTCTTCACGTTGGTCTCGGTAACTGTTTGCCTGTGGAGCGGCCACATCACTAGGTTTTTAGCCCTGGGTGCCTTGGAGATCCTACTCTTGTTTTTTCCCAACTgaccagctccccacccccaccccaacaggTGCTCTTGGTAGAACGTGCTGGGCGACGGACGCTCCATCTCCTAGGCCTGGCAGGCATGTGTGGCTGCGCCATCTTGATGACAGTGGCTCTGCTCCTGCTGGTGAGGACACAGCGGTCCAACCCATGGGGATAACCTCATGGGGCTATGGGACTGCGTGCTGGGACCATGGGAGCTTGGTTCTAGAGTCTGGTCTGGTTCTGAGGTACCCTGGCCACACCAGGGCCTAGCTATAGCACAAGTCTAGCAGTCCCTGTGAAGCCTCAGGACCCATAATTCCCAAAGAAACATCTTCAGAGCCAAGCTGGGAATCAACCATTACAGGACAATCTCCACCTGGAAACCATCTGAGGCAGCCAATAAAATGGCAGCACTCAGACACGCTCCACAGCGGCTCAACATTCCAGGCCCGTCTGAAAAGTGGGTGAAGAGGGGGTGCTCCAGGGCCTGTTCTAGCCTAGAATGGCAACCTCTACCCAACAAGCCCTGGAAAGGAGATTTCAGTTCTCTGGGCCTAGGGCAAGAGGAGAGAGATCTAGAGAGGCCAGGATCAAATTTTCTACTCTTCTTTCCTGGTCTCTAGGAACGGGTTCCAGCCATGAGCTATGTCTCCATCTTGGCCATATTTGGCTTTGTGGCCTTCTTTGAGATCGGCCCTGGCCCCATCCCCTGGTTCATTGTGGCCGAGCTCTTCAGCCAGGGACCCCGCCCAGCAGCCATGGCTGTAGCTGGTTTCTCCAACTGGACCTGTAACTTCATTGTTGGCATGGGTTTCCAGTATGTTGCGGTAGGTTCCCGGCCCTTTGCCCAGTTTCCCATTACCAGTGGCCAGAGGGGAGGCAACCCACCCCTAGTTCCCGCGCTGTCCGGTCAGGGACTCCCAGGCTCACAGGTAGTTTCTGGATGGAACTACACCAGAGTCAAACAAGTAGGAATAGATGGGCCagcagcagatttttttttcagttatcttttaaaaaataaacagtggTATAATTTAGGccagaaataaaatgataaactTTCTAGTAATGCTATAAGTGGTTCAGGAATCTACTCCAAGTGTACGCTCTTAGGATAGCAAAGGGTGAAAAGCTAAAGGGGTTTTTCcatgtaaattttaatttctggTCATTTCTGGTATCTCTTGAAGGAGTCACCTGCTCCTTGAAGTAGCCCCAGCTCCCTATTAGTCTTTAGCTCCTTGCTTCCCACCCTCTGTCGTCAACACCTCTTTCTCCGACTGTCCCAGGATGCTATGGGTCCCTACGTCTTCCTTCTATTTGCCGTCCTCCTGCTTGGCTTCTTCGCCTTCACCTTCCTAAAAGTGCCTGAAACCAGAGGCCGGACGTTTGACCAGATCTCAGCTGCCTTCCGTCGGACACCTTCCCTCTTAGAGCAGGAGGTGAAACCCAGTACAGAGCTTGAATACTTAGGGCCAGATGAGAACGACtgaggggcagggcagggtgggagAGCCGCCCTCTCCACCCACACCCCTCCTTTCCTCTGCAGCACTTTAGCCCCCTTTTCCCATCACCTCCAGGATGGAGAAACTGCAGCCTGGAGAACTGGGAAGCTGAGGGAAGGGTGGTTCATGTACCCCCTCATTCCCCTCCTGTGACTTGGATTATTTATGTGTTGTGGCTAGGCTGTGGCCACCCAGTGGGCTAttctcctcttctgccttcctcctgccCCTACCCAGACTCAGCCCCAGAATAGTTTTGCTCCTTTTAGAGAAGTGGACCTGCAGAGGGAGGTGCTGGGTTGAATTCAGTGGATGAGCAGGAGCAGAGGTGGATCTGAGATGAGCGACTTCCTACCAACTCCGACTCCGCCCACAATTTGGCACTTTCCCTGAATTCTTGCCACATAGACTCTGGGTGAAGGGGGTTCTGTCTTGACCCCACCAGGGCAAAGGACACACCCTCCCAAAGTCTAGCCTCTCCACAGTCCCTGTGGGCTCCACCTTCCAGGGCAAAGGAACACAACAGTATATACCTGAATGTGGCAAGGAGCAGTAGCAAGCATCAGTCTCTAGGCTTGGGGTGCTAGCCTGTTCCCCACAGCTGCCAAGTGTGGGTACCAGCACTTTCTTGTTCCCCTTCAGGAAGGGTGCTAGACCTGAAAGCTTTTGACCAACTAAGGGCAAGAGGGGATTTGAAAGGCTGCCTATAAACACTGGTTGGGAGGGAGCCTTTggatatttttgtatgttttgaagaACGAGTAGGTAGCAGAAACCCAAAGGCTGCTGTATTAAATGTGTATATAGAGATTCATCCATAAAGTCACTGTATGAAGATGAGTGTCCTGtcatggaggagctggagggtggGTGAGACAGACAAGTCGCCCTCACTCCTCTTTGTTCTGCTTTGGCTCAAGAGCTCAGAAGCCTCTAGAGTCTAGATTCTGTCAGTTATTCATATCCACTTCTATtaccccattaaaaaaaaaatagggtcttgatgggtggtggtggtgcacgcctttaattccagcactgaggaggcagaggctggcagatctctgagttcaaggccagcctggtctacagagtgagttccagaacagccagggctacacagtaagaccctgtctcaaaaaaccgaccAGCAGCAAAAACGGTCTTACTATACAGCCAGGCTGGCCCTGTGCATGTGGTcagcctcttgcctcagcctcctggagtcctggggttacaggcctgaATCCAAAtgccccactttttaaaaacgcTGACAAAAGAGTCTATGcggcccaggatggcctggaattaGGAaccctcctgactcagcttcctgagtgttgggtaCATCTGGCTCCTTACTCTGACTGTCTCCATTGCTTTAGTTCACAGTAAATGTTTTATAAACTACACTGACAAGCACCCAGGCACTGCAGAGATCTCCCCCTCAGCTAACGGACCCAAGTGTGATTCTCAGCGATGAGAGTTCTTGTCAGAACTGAATTGTCCGCGCGCATCTTAACCCCACGCGTGGTCCAGAAGTGAGTCACCGATGATTCCTCATCTCCAacagaaaagaggcagagactgAGACACCAAGAAagcctgcttttgtttttactggAGGCTCAGGTGGCACGTGACAGTTCATAAAATGGCTTCAGAGGTGTTGGGAGGAGGTCGAagggaaacaaaaaataaatgggtgggaaagaaaaacaagcaggaGGAGGTGAAGAGCCGGCTGGTCCTTCTCAGCCTGACTTAGGGAGGAAGGTGGTGCCTCTGAACGGTAAGGATGGATCCCTTCCTGCAACCcttgggaggggagagggaaaagagaaaaagccaaAGGCTGTTGCTTTGGCCCTCCTGAGTCTCAAGGGAAAAGCTG
The Microtus pennsylvanicus isolate mMicPen1 chromosome 11, mMicPen1.hap1, whole genome shotgun sequence genome window above contains:
- the Slc2a4 gene encoding solute carrier family 2, facilitated glucose transporter member 4 gives rise to the protein MPSGFQQIGSEDGEPPRQRVTGTLVLAVFSAVLGSLQFGYNIGVINAPQKVIEQSYNATWLGRQGPEGPNSIPQGTLTTLWALSVAIFSVGGMISSFLVGIISQWLGRKRAMLANNVLAVLGGTLMGLANAAASYEILILGRFLIGAYSGLTSGLVPMYVGEIAPTHLRGALGTLNQLAIVIGILIAQVLGLESMLGTATLWPLLLAITVLPALLQLILLPFCPESPRYLYIIRNLEGPARKSLKRLTGWADVSDALAELKDEKRKLERERPMSLPQLLGSRTHRQPLIIAVVLQLSQQLSGINAVFYYSTSIFESAGVGQPAYATIGAGVVNTVFTLVSVLLVERAGRRTLHLLGLAGMCGCAILMTVALLLLERVPAMSYVSILAIFGFVAFFEIGPGPIPWFIVAELFSQGPRPAAMAVAGFSNWTCNFIVGMGFQYVADAMGPYVFLLFAVLLLGFFAFTFLKVPETRGRTFDQISAAFRRTPSLLEQEVKPSTELEYLGPDEND